CGGCCGCGTGAGAACCTGCTGGAGAGTGATATCGGCGATGGCGTCCTTGACGAGGAGTTTCCCCGACGCGAGGGCGGCTTTTTGCTCGGCATTCGCCGCCGCCTCACCTTTTTCCTTCTTCGTCCGTTCCCACTCTGTCCAGGCGTAAACCTGCCGCCCGAATTCACGCTCGGCAACCTCGTATCCCCAGTCGCGGAACGCGCCCTCGGTGAATTTCATGATGTTCCCCTTGTGGACGAATGTCACCGACCGCCGCTTCTGTTCGAGAGCGTACTTGATCGCCGCCCGGATCAGGCGCGACGAACCCTGCGGCGAAACCGGTTTTAATCCGACCCCGACCTGCACCCGCCCGTCGCCCTCGGTGTGCACGCCCGCAATCTCCATCCAACTGGCGACCCCCTTCGGTGTCCCGAAACGGATCTTCTTGAAGGCATCAGGAAATTCCTTCGCGAAAAAATCAAGGATTTTTCCCGATTCGGGCGTCCCGGCCGCGAATTCGATCCCCGCGTAGATATCTTCCGTATTCTCGCGGAAGATGACCATGTCCACCGCCTCCGGACGCTTCACAGGGGAGGGGACGCCCTCGAAGTAACGGACAGGGCGCAGGCAGACGTACAAATCGAGCATCTGGCGCAGGGCGACGTTGAGGGACCGTATACCGCCCCCCACCGGAGTGGTCAGCGGTCCCTTGATCCCCACGATATATTGTTGGAAGGCCGTAACGGTCTCGTCCGGAAGCCACGAGTTGAAGAGCTTGAACGCTTTTTCACCGGCATAAACCTCCATCCATGCAATGCTCCTGCGCCCCCCGTAGGCGCGCTCAACCGCGCCGTCGAGGACTTTTTGGGAAGCGCGCCAGATGTCGGGGCCCGTGCCATCCCCTTCTATGAACGGGATGACCGGACGATCGGGAACCGACAGCCGGCCGTTCTGGACTGTGATCCGGCTTCCGCCGGCGGGAGGCGAGAGAGTCATCGGGCCGTTGCCTCCCGGTTAAAGAAGCTCATGGATCGGGTCGGTCTGAATGGCGGTGCGGATGCGGTTTGCATACTGGAGCATATCATCCCCGCCGTATTTCTTAAGCGTGAGGACAAAGCGAATGTTGTCATCGTCGTACCGTGGTGTGATATGGAAGTGGAAATGAAAGACCGATTGTCCCGCCGCCTTGCCGTTATTCGAAAATATGTTGAACCCGGGAGGGCGCAACGACCGGACGACCGCCTGGGAAACCGTCTTCACCGCGTTGATCAAACCGGAGAGCTCGTCGCCGGGCACCTCGAGGAACGTGGCGTAGTGGCGCAACGGCATCACCAGGACGTGCCCGTAATGAATCGGATTGATGTCAAGAATTGCGAGGGCGTGTGCGCTCTTAAAGAGGACTTCGGCGGCGGTCTCTCCCCGGATGATTCTGCAAAACTCACACTCGGTCATAGAGGTCTCTAACAGTACGGGTATATACCAAAATTTCCGCCGAAAGTCAACGAGCTCTGCGGTTGTGCCCTAGTTTGTCATCCTGAGCGAAGCGAAGGATCTCGACGATTCTCATGGGGAGATCCTTCGCTCCACTCCGTTCCGCTCAGGATGACAGATCCGTCAAAATTGAGGCGCCGCCAGCTCCCCTGTTTTCTTGATTCTTATGGATGGGTTACGTATATTCACACCAATTCAAGAACCCTTACCGACCCTCAACTCTTTGGAGTAACCATGAAACGGGCTTGGCTCATTCCCGCGGCTTGCGCGGCGCTCGCACTGTATCTGACAGTGACCGGATTTCAATGCGGATCATCGGAGATGACGACCGCAAAACTGGCGTACAGTCAAAAAAATCTGGACAAAGCCGACTCTTCGTTCATGAAGGAAGTCGAGAAGAATCCCGCGAACGGCGAAGCATGGTACTTTCTCGGCAGGGTGCGGCTCGAGAAGGGGAATTATACGGGAATGGCCGAGGCCTACAAGCAGTCGCTCTCTGTGAGCAAGGAGTTCGAGCCGAAGATCATCGAGGACAAAAAGTACGTGTGGGGGATCACCCTCAATCAGGGGGTCAATTTCTTCAACCGGAGCCAGACGCTCCGCAAGGACCCTGCGGCCAAGGATAGCGCCGATCTCTACCTTCAAAAATCGATTTCAGCCTACAAGATGGCGCTTGTGGTCAATCCCGACAGTGTGATCACCTACCAGAATATGGCCGTTGCGCAGCACCTCTCGGGCAACTATGACGACGAGATCGCGACCCTCCAAAAGGCTCTGTCGATCAGGAAGGATCCGCCGCTTGCGGCTTCGCTCATCAACGCCTACATCCAGAAGGCCGAGGAGTCGAAAAAGAACGGAAAAACGGCGGAGGCAGCCGAAGGGTTCAACCAGGCGATCACCGCCCTCACCGAGCAACGGGCCGCAAACCCGGGAGACGACGAAATGATGGGGACGCTGATCAACCTCTATATCGAGGCGGGACGGACGAAGGACGCCATGCCGCTGATCAAGGAAGCGGTGGACAAGGACCCGAAGAATAAAGTGTACCAGAACGACCTGGGCCTGTTGCTTCTGGACCAGGGCAACATGGAGGAGGCGATCAGTCACTTCGACGCGGCCGTCGCCGCGGACAGCTCTTACGACCAGGCGTTGCGAAACGGATCGGTCGCATATATGAAGCTCGGCGCAAAAATGAAGGAGGAGGCGGAGGCAAAATCGAAGGGCAAGGGAGAAACCGACAAGTCGTACATTCCGAAGTTCAAGAAGGCGGTGATCCTTCTCGAAAAACTCGTCTCGTTGAAGCCCGACAACGCCGATTTCCTCGAGGCGCTGGCGTCCGCCTACGGAAATGCGGGGATGTTCAAGCAGGCGGAAGCCGCGATCAAGAAAGTCGATGTACTCCGGGGCAAGTAGCCCCGGCGCCCGGCGGCGTTCCCCGCTCGGGCATCATTGGGACCACATGAGGATTTCAGCATGACGAATCAGGGACCCCAGCAGCAGATCAACATCGAACTGGGGGAGAAGGAAGCGGAGGGAATTTATTCCAATCTCGCGATCATAACGCATTCTCCGGCGGAGTTTGTCGTCGATTTCACGCGGGTCCTTCCCGGAATCCCCAAGGCCAAGGTGCACGCGAGGATCATCACCACGCCGCAGCACGCAAAGCTTCTTCTGAACGCGCTCAAGGAAAATATCGAGAAGTACGAGAAGACCTTCGGGGAAATCAAAATTCAGGGAGAGCCCTCCCAGGGGGGGTTCGGGTTCCAGGCCCCGACTGCGGGAGACAAAGCGCGGTAAGAAGCGTATGTCATCCTGAGGGAACGCGGTGAGCGGTGTCATTCTGAGCGGAACGAAGTGAAGCGAAGAATCTCCCGCCTCAGAAAGCGAGATCCTTCGCTTCGCTCAGGATGACAGCGAGCACCCGCTACAGGATGTACCTGCTCAAATCCTTGTTTTTGACAATCCCGCTCAGCCTGTCTTCGACCATCTCCTTCGTCACCATCACCGTCTTGCCCGCGTATTGATCCGGCGTCTCGAAGAGAAATTCCTCGAGGAGCGTCGTCATAATCGTATGAAGCCGGCGGGCTCCGATGTTCTCAACCTGTTCGTTGACCTCGGTGGCTGTCCGCGCGATCTCCCGGATTCCGTCTTCCGCAAACTCCAGCTTCACCCCCTCCGTCTGAAGCAGAGCCGAATACTGCTTGACCAGCGCGTTCTGAGGATAGGTCAGGATCTTCACAAAGTCGTCTTCGGTCAGGCTGTTCAGCTCGACGCGTATCGGAAACCGGCCCTGAAGTTCCGGGATCAAATCGGACGGCTTCGAGACGTGAAACGCGCCCGAGGCGATGAACAGGATGTGGTCCGTCTTGACGATGCCGTACTTCGTCGTGACGTTTGTCCCCTCGACGATCGGGAGGAGGTCCCGCTGCACCCCTTCCCGGGAGACATCGGGGCCGGCGCTCTGGGACTTGGGCCCGGCGATTTTGTCGATCTCATCGATGAAGACGATGCCGGTGTTCTCGACCCGGTCGAGCGCTTCTTTGACCATGAGATCCGTATCGATCAGCTTCTGGGATTCCTCCTGGATGACGATCACCCGGGCTTCCGCGATCGTCATCTTTCGCTTCTTCGTCCTCTTCGGCATCATGTTGCCGAACATTTCCTGAATATTCATGCCCATCTCTTCGATATTGATGGG
This window of the Bacteroidota bacterium genome carries:
- a CDS encoding tetratricopeptide repeat protein, which produces MKRAWLIPAACAALALYLTVTGFQCGSSEMTTAKLAYSQKNLDKADSSFMKEVEKNPANGEAWYFLGRVRLEKGNYTGMAEAYKQSLSVSKEFEPKIIEDKKYVWGITLNQGVNFFNRSQTLRKDPAAKDSADLYLQKSISAYKMALVVNPDSVITYQNMAVAQHLSGNYDDEIATLQKALSIRKDPPLAASLINAYIQKAEESKKNGKTAEAAEGFNQAITALTEQRAANPGDDEMMGTLINLYIEAGRTKDAMPLIKEAVDKDPKNKVYQNDLGLLLLDQGNMEEAISHFDAAVAADSSYDQALRNGSVAYMKLGAKMKEEAEAKSKGKGETDKSYIPKFKKAVILLEKLVSLKPDNADFLEALASAYGNAGMFKQAEAAIKKVDVLRGK
- the icd gene encoding NADP-dependent isocitrate dehydrogenase; its protein translation is MTLSPPAGGSRITVQNGRLSVPDRPVIPFIEGDGTGPDIWRASQKVLDGAVERAYGGRRSIAWMEVYAGEKAFKLFNSWLPDETVTAFQQYIVGIKGPLTTPVGGGIRSLNVALRQMLDLYVCLRPVRYFEGVPSPVKRPEAVDMVIFRENTEDIYAGIEFAAGTPESGKILDFFAKEFPDAFKKIRFGTPKGVASWMEIAGVHTEGDGRVQVGVGLKPVSPQGSSRLIRAAIKYALEQKRRSVTFVHKGNIMKFTEGAFRDWGYEVAEREFGRQVYAWTEWERTKKEKGEAAANAEQKAALASGKLLVKDAIADITLQQVLTRPEEFDVIATLNLNGDYLSDALAAQVGGIGIAPGGNINYVTGHAVFEATHGTAPKYAGLDKVNPGSVILSGEMMLRYLGWGEAADLIMKGLEKTIKSKVVTYDFARLMTGAREVKCSEFGEAIVANM
- a CDS encoding HIT domain-containing protein, which encodes MTECEFCRIIRGETAAEVLFKSAHALAILDINPIHYGHVLVMPLRHYATFLEVPGDELSGLINAVKTVSQAVVRSLRPPGFNIFSNNGKAAGQSVFHFHFHITPRYDDDNIRFVLTLKKYGGDDMLQYANRIRTAIQTDPIHELL
- the hslU gene encoding ATP-dependent protease ATPase subunit HslU encodes the protein MADRAANRKQKEATVKELTPREIVRELDRYIIGQHAAKKSVAIAIRNRWRRMQTPEPLREEIMPNNIIMIGPTGVGKTEIARRLAKLSNAPFLKVEASKFTEVGYVGRDVESIVRDITEYAVNMLKEEKNAEVLEKATRMAEERILDVLVPPLKRRQPVEALVPQEEPPEGEDSKATREKFREKLNAGELENRMIEVDVTASQLPSMQILGPINIEEMGMNIQEMFGNMMPKRTKKRKMTIAEARVIVIQEESQKLIDTDLMVKEALDRVENTGIVFIDEIDKIAGPKSQSAGPDVSREGVQRDLLPIVEGTNVTTKYGIVKTDHILFIASGAFHVSKPSDLIPELQGRFPIRVELNSLTEDDFVKILTYPQNALVKQYSALLQTEGVKLEFAEDGIREIARTATEVNEQVENIGARRLHTIMTTLLEEFLFETPDQYAGKTVMVTKEMVEDRLSGIVKNKDLSRYIL
- a CDS encoding DUF3467 domain-containing protein, translating into MTNQGPQQQINIELGEKEAEGIYSNLAIITHSPAEFVVDFTRVLPGIPKAKVHARIITTPQHAKLLLNALKENIEKYEKTFGEIKIQGEPSQGGFGFQAPTAGDKAR